The following are encoded in a window of Fibrobacter sp. UWB13 genomic DNA:
- a CDS encoding phenylacetate--CoA ligase family protein, which yields MRSTAWNDEENKILPEMALDFMPEEKLRELQLQRLRATVKLAYEKVPLFHERMVEKGVKPEDIKTLKDIVKIPFSMKKDLRDTYPYGLFAVDMSEVVRLHASSGTTGKPIVVGYTKEDMEVWAQVVKRGLLACGFRSTDIVQNFYGYGLFTGGLGIHGGFEALGATVVPISGGNTERQVMLMKDFGVTAVGGTPSYFVRIIDVAEKMGVDISKLNVKRGIFGAEPWSDGMRDYIEEKTGIKAYDIYGLSEIVGPGVGCECECRDGIHIFEDHFYPEIVDPETLEPLPDGEEGELVISTLSKRAMPILRYRTRDITAIEKTKCKCGRTIRRIRRIGRRSDDMIIMRGVNVFPSQIETALLRAEKALPHYQIVLDTKNNMDTLEVKVEVSRDMVSDSMSDMEQLSKKFKHSIEQILGISVIVTLCEPDSLPRSEGKAKRVIDNRKKI from the coding sequence ATGCGATCTACAGCTTGGAACGACGAAGAAAACAAAATCTTGCCCGAAATGGCGCTTGATTTTATGCCCGAAGAAAAATTGCGCGAATTGCAGTTGCAGCGTTTGCGTGCAACCGTGAAGCTCGCCTACGAGAAGGTTCCGCTGTTCCACGAACGCATGGTCGAAAAGGGCGTCAAGCCCGAAGACATCAAGACTTTAAAGGATATCGTAAAGATTCCGTTCTCCATGAAGAAGGACTTGCGCGACACTTATCCGTACGGCCTCTTCGCTGTCGACATGAGCGAAGTCGTGCGTCTGCACGCAAGCTCCGGCACTACCGGTAAGCCGATTGTCGTCGGTTACACCAAGGAAGACATGGAAGTCTGGGCCCAGGTCGTGAAGCGCGGCCTCCTCGCCTGCGGTTTCCGCAGCACGGACATTGTGCAGAACTTCTACGGCTACGGCCTCTTTACGGGCGGCCTTGGCATTCACGGCGGTTTCGAAGCCCTCGGCGCCACAGTCGTGCCGATTAGCGGTGGCAATACCGAACGCCAGGTGATGCTCATGAAGGACTTCGGCGTGACCGCAGTCGGTGGCACACCGAGCTACTTTGTCCGCATTATCGACGTTGCCGAAAAGATGGGCGTCGACATTTCCAAGTTGAACGTGAAGCGCGGCATCTTCGGTGCAGAACCGTGGAGCGATGGCATGCGCGACTACATCGAAGAAAAGACGGGCATCAAGGCTTACGACATTTACGGACTTTCTGAAATTGTCGGCCCGGGCGTAGGTTGCGAATGCGAATGCCGCGACGGCATCCACATTTTCGAAGACCACTTCTACCCCGAAATCGTGGACCCGGAAACGCTCGAACCGCTTCCGGACGGCGAAGAAGGCGAACTCGTCATCAGTACGCTCAGCAAGCGCGCTATGCCGATCCTCCGCTACCGCACCCGCGACATCACTGCTATTGAAAAGACCAAGTGCAAGTGCGGCCGTACCATCCGCCGTATCCGCCGCATTGGCCGCCGCAGCGACGACATGATCATCATGCGTGGCGTGAACGTGTTCCCGAGCCAGATCGAAACGGCTCTCCTCCGCGCCGAAAAGGCATTGCCGCATTACCAGATTGTGCTCGATACCAAGAACAACATGGATACGCTCGAAGTCAAGGTCGAAGTTTCTCGCGACATGGTGAGCGACTCCATGAGCGATATGGAACAGCTCTCCAAGAAGTTCAAGCACTCCATCGAACAGATTCTCGGCATCTCCGTGATTGTCACGCTCTGCGAACCGGATTCCTTGCCGCGTAGCGAAGGCAAGGCCAAGCGCGTCATCGACAACAGAAAGAAGATTTAA
- a CDS encoding ACT domain-containing protein, giving the protein MKIPQVSVFVSNRPGRLQAVCRSLADAGINLLSLTLADSGEFGLIRLIVNDSEKAVNVLAKAGLSATVTDVVACPVADKVGGLADLLDVLGDLQIDYMYAYPSECSTATNVMILRFSDTEKALKVLEEKNFKTLSTTEMLG; this is encoded by the coding sequence ATGAAAATTCCACAGGTTTCAGTTTTCGTGTCGAACCGCCCGGGTCGTCTCCAGGCTGTTTGCCGTTCGCTCGCTGATGCAGGCATCAACCTTCTCTCGCTCACGCTCGCCGATTCCGGCGAATTCGGCCTTATCCGCCTGATTGTGAACGATTCTGAAAAGGCTGTCAATGTTCTTGCCAAGGCTGGCCTCAGCGCAACCGTTACCGACGTTGTCGCATGCCCTGTTGCAGACAAGGTTGGCGGTCTTGCAGACCTTCTCGACGTTCTCGGCGACTTGCAGATTGACTACATGTACGCCTACCCGTCCGAATGCTCGACGGCAACGAACGTCATGATTCTTCGCTTTAGCGATACCGAAAAGGCGCTCAAGGTCTTGGAAGAAAAGAACTTCAAGACTCTCAGCACTACAGAAATGCTGGGCTAA
- a CDS encoding CotH kinase family protein, with protein sequence MKKIFSGVALFGISFGLVLSACGDSNPSDFGMAAPGIGEISSDSNDGQLGGWSSSSFAPGLSSAGIPGGSSAGVPGTSSPVVQSSSSALVPTSSAQVPPASSAATVIPHFEGNSPVFFSEVSPTNANLKDNDGNDPGWVEFYNSSDAPVSLKGYSLTDDLSNPRRWVFGNATVPAKSFMIVFLSGKNYPDYVLPSDSLNMMSSDCSSESASGGMGGFNFGDFGGGMGNWGGGGWGGNMGGMGGNTGAASSGNNVENLQGKSSLCFSENGSVQIGSVMKVAQGGDYSRVVVKTNNASSLSKVNQLVVRGFITKNHKIRVNFKEGDSLSNWSGKNLRGTGDLSSVFYVRLDDNAKDLKRNNVTATTFATETQGSESTTIQITSYIARNRGHEPHASFKVDKDGGALYFVNAEGALLDSVRFGAVPTTASWSRDGAGKWGFATPSPYGNTAGEVFAEQVQVAEVNIPPSGFYTSPVTATFPAGTRCEQGGAEPTTNSPVVQTTVTISATTVLRCRAYIGGSYPSEEIIRTYVFEKQPTLAALFVTTDPLSMFSPDSGLYMTGNNASMMDPKKGANFWSNRELPVYVEMFEPGKPQAPAFGVMGDYKISGQYSRAKEKKSFAVTLREEYGEKRLKYTLFPDYPELKKFKAFSLRNFGNNSGDDYVRDRVGTSMTEGLGVDYQRGRYVIVYYNGKYYGIHDLRERNNEYYYETKYGYDPNDIDLLATTSSGTDEASVGSSADYKSMLDWLQNNDLKSDANYKKVADQVDVDNYMNYMQAEMFLNNSDWPHNNMKKWRVASQKTKWKWFMYDTDFGFGVSYNTQTGNVFSYVTNASGTSGMGMGMGFGMGGMGGGQQQVTNGSISPHTILMIRLLSNEGFKNAFINRFSVLLSMNFSADRLLKRINDLQSQVEPEVARDQEFWGYNASSMSNALETIKSFAQTRQAKVREQMETYFTLSSPVEMTFTAQGSGTILVDGLALDKSSMTVSLYRDVPVTLTAQANSGSTFTGWSDGVMDVTRKVNPGEVTSVTAVFR encoded by the coding sequence ATGAAAAAAATCTTTTCTGGTGTAGCGTTATTTGGGATTAGTTTTGGTTTGGTTTTATCCGCTTGCGGTGATTCGAACCCTTCGGATTTCGGCATGGCGGCTCCGGGAATTGGTGAAATTAGCTCCGATTCCAATGACGGTCAATTGGGCGGTTGGTCCAGTTCGTCTTTTGCTCCGGGACTTTCTTCAGCAGGCATTCCGGGAGGTTCCTCCGCGGGTGTTCCGGGAACGTCGTCTCCTGTAGTTCAGTCATCTTCTTCGGCATTAGTTCCCACTTCTAGTGCGCAGGTTCCGCCGGCTTCGAGCGCCGCTACTGTTATTCCGCATTTCGAAGGGAATAGCCCGGTGTTCTTCTCGGAAGTTTCTCCGACAAATGCAAATCTCAAGGACAATGACGGCAACGATCCGGGGTGGGTCGAATTTTACAACTCGTCCGATGCTCCGGTGAGTTTGAAGGGCTATTCGCTTACGGATGATTTGTCTAATCCGCGTCGTTGGGTCTTTGGCAATGCGACTGTTCCTGCCAAAAGTTTCATGATCGTTTTCCTTTCGGGCAAGAATTATCCTGATTATGTCTTGCCTTCTGATTCGCTTAATATGATGAGCTCGGATTGCAGTTCTGAATCTGCATCGGGTGGCATGGGCGGCTTCAATTTTGGCGATTTCGGTGGCGGAATGGGCAACTGGGGTGGCGGCGGCTGGGGCGGCAACATGGGCGGTATGGGTGGCAATACCGGTGCTGCTTCTTCTGGCAACAATGTCGAAAATTTGCAAGGCAAGTCTTCGCTCTGCTTTAGCGAAAATGGCTCTGTCCAGATTGGGTCTGTGATGAAGGTTGCCCAGGGTGGGGATTACTCTCGCGTGGTTGTCAAGACCAATAATGCGTCTAGCCTTAGCAAGGTCAACCAGCTTGTTGTCCGTGGCTTTATCACCAAAAATCACAAAATTCGTGTGAACTTTAAGGAAGGTGATTCGCTTAGCAATTGGAGCGGCAAGAATCTCCGCGGTACAGGTGATTTGTCATCGGTGTTCTATGTCCGCCTCGATGATAATGCGAAGGACCTCAAGCGCAACAATGTAACGGCAACAACGTTTGCAACTGAAACTCAGGGAAGTGAATCGACGACCATTCAGATTACGTCGTACATTGCTCGCAATCGCGGCCATGAACCGCATGCTTCGTTCAAGGTGGACAAGGATGGCGGTGCATTGTACTTTGTGAATGCCGAAGGCGCTTTGCTGGATTCTGTGCGTTTTGGAGCTGTTCCAACGACCGCTTCTTGGTCTCGTGATGGCGCGGGCAAGTGGGGCTTTGCAACTCCGTCGCCTTATGGCAATACGGCAGGCGAGGTCTTTGCAGAACAAGTTCAAGTTGCCGAAGTGAACATTCCGCCTTCTGGTTTCTACACGTCTCCGGTGACGGCGACATTCCCGGCGGGCACTCGTTGCGAACAGGGCGGTGCCGAACCGACTACAAATTCTCCGGTAGTGCAGACTACGGTGACGATTAGCGCTACGACAGTTTTGCGTTGCCGTGCGTATATCGGTGGCTCTTACCCGAGTGAAGAAATTATCCGTACTTACGTTTTCGAAAAGCAACCCACGCTTGCCGCACTCTTTGTGACGACTGATCCGCTTTCGATGTTCAGCCCCGATTCCGGCCTTTACATGACGGGCAATAACGCCAGCATGATGGATCCGAAGAAGGGCGCAAACTTCTGGAGCAACCGAGAACTCCCGGTTTATGTAGAAATGTTTGAACCAGGCAAGCCGCAGGCTCCGGCATTTGGCGTGATGGGCGACTACAAGATTTCTGGCCAGTACAGCCGTGCAAAAGAAAAGAAGTCCTTTGCGGTGACGCTGCGCGAAGAGTATGGCGAAAAGCGCCTGAAATACACGCTGTTCCCGGATTATCCGGAACTCAAGAAGTTTAAGGCTTTCTCACTCAGAAACTTTGGTAACAATTCCGGCGACGATTACGTGCGCGACCGTGTGGGTACTTCGATGACGGAAGGCTTGGGCGTTGATTACCAGCGTGGCCGTTATGTTATCGTGTATTACAATGGCAAGTATTACGGTATCCACGATTTGCGTGAACGCAACAACGAATACTATTACGAAACCAAGTACGGCTATGACCCGAACGATATTGACCTTCTTGCAACAACATCAAGTGGTACAGATGAAGCGAGTGTAGGTTCTTCTGCGGATTACAAATCTATGCTGGATTGGTTGCAGAACAACGATTTGAAATCGGATGCAAACTACAAGAAGGTTGCAGACCAGGTTGATGTCGACAACTACATGAATTATATGCAAGCTGAAATGTTCTTGAATAACAGCGACTGGCCGCACAACAACATGAAAAAGTGGCGTGTCGCAAGTCAGAAGACGAAGTGGAAATGGTTCATGTACGATACGGACTTTGGCTTCGGCGTGTCTTACAATACCCAGACCGGAAACGTGTTCAGCTATGTGACGAATGCTAGCGGCACAAGTGGCATGGGTATGGGAATGGGCTTCGGCATGGGTGGCATGGGCGGTGGCCAGCAACAGGTGACGAACGGCTCTATTTCTCCGCACACGATTCTCATGATTCGTTTGCTCAGTAACGAGGGCTTCAAGAATGCGTTTATCAACCGCTTTAGCGTGCTCCTTTCGATGAACTTCTCGGCGGATAGGCTCCTCAAGCGCATCAACGATTTGCAGTCGCAGGTGGAACCTGAAGTGGCTCGTGATCAGGAATTCTGGGGCTATAATGCATCTAGCATGAGTAACGCTTTGGAAACGATAAAGAGCTTTGCCCAGACGCGTCAGGCTAAGGTCCGTGAACAGATGGAAACGTACTTTACGCTGTCTTCGCCGGTGGAAATGACGTTTACGGCGCAGGGCTCCGGCACGATTCTCGTGGATGGCCTTGCTCTGGATAAGTCTTCGATGACGGTCTCGCTTTACAGGGATGTGCCGGTCACGCTTACGGCTCAGGCAAATTCTGGCAGCACGTTCACGGGCTGGAGCGATGGCGTCATGGATGTAACTCGCAAGGTAAACCCGGGTGAAGTCACGTCGGTTACCGCTGTGTTCAGGTAG
- a CDS encoding chloride channel protein, with product MNFSDFSKASQQFNQFSPEMKEQMMKMAKARVKEKLLKWLATPTFVLLGIVLGAVIGALTACFGDISDRLSAIRDANPLYFIPALAIGGAAIVFAYKKWGRWTERGMDQVFAVGLNKESDFPLVSIPMAAVSTWLTQLFGGSAGREGAAMQIGSALSYNISKKLPFENAAHVMLVTGLAAGFAGIFQAPMAATAFALEVLLVGHLELGALLPAAAAAFTACKVSSMLGFHKFSVDLSSLLDASGFSASIFTNEGALDGKFLVKLALMGVLFGIVGGGFAKLLGLSQNFFAKKFPNNIKRIAIMGVGISALLLVFFQGRYAGLGTNLLDMCFGIAGNATGSAAGTADLIGNVAGYDWILKFALTILTLSAGFIGGVVTPLFAIGATFGIFIASMFGMPVALAAALGLAAVFASASNTLWAPILIAGEIFGFNCLPAFFIVCTVAYICNGGQSIYKQKKIRIKI from the coding sequence ATGAATTTCAGCGACTTCAGCAAGGCGAGCCAACAGTTCAATCAGTTCAGCCCCGAGATGAAAGAACAGATGATGAAGATGGCAAAAGCCCGCGTTAAGGAAAAGTTACTCAAGTGGCTTGCAACACCGACATTTGTGCTGCTCGGAATTGTTCTCGGTGCAGTCATCGGTGCGCTCACCGCATGCTTCGGCGACATCAGCGATAGGCTCTCCGCCATCCGCGATGCAAACCCATTGTACTTTATCCCCGCCCTCGCCATCGGCGGTGCCGCTATCGTATTCGCTTATAAGAAATGGGGACGCTGGACGGAACGCGGCATGGACCAGGTTTTCGCCGTTGGACTCAACAAGGAATCTGACTTTCCGCTCGTCTCTATCCCGATGGCCGCTGTGAGCACTTGGCTTACGCAACTCTTCGGCGGAAGCGCAGGTCGTGAAGGCGCCGCTATGCAAATAGGCTCCGCACTTTCGTACAACATAAGCAAGAAGTTGCCATTTGAAAACGCAGCGCATGTTATGCTCGTGACAGGCCTTGCCGCAGGATTTGCCGGAATTTTCCAGGCCCCGATGGCTGCCACAGCATTCGCTTTGGAAGTTTTGCTCGTTGGCCATTTGGAACTTGGCGCATTGTTACCCGCCGCCGCAGCGGCTTTCACCGCCTGCAAGGTTTCAAGCATGCTCGGATTCCACAAGTTCAGCGTAGACTTAAGTTCGCTTCTTGATGCGAGCGGATTTTCGGCAAGCATCTTCACGAACGAAGGCGCGCTCGATGGCAAGTTCCTCGTGAAGCTTGCGCTGATGGGCGTACTCTTCGGAATTGTCGGTGGCGGTTTTGCAAAGCTCCTCGGACTCTCGCAAAACTTTTTTGCTAAGAAGTTCCCGAACAACATCAAGCGAATCGCCATTATGGGCGTTGGAATAAGCGCTTTGCTGCTCGTATTTTTCCAAGGACGTTACGCTGGACTTGGAACAAACTTGTTGGACATGTGCTTTGGAATCGCTGGGAATGCTACGGGGAGTGCCGCCGGAACCGCCGACTTGATTGGGAACGTCGCCGGGTACGACTGGATTCTGAAATTCGCTCTCACAATCCTTACGCTCTCCGCAGGATTCATTGGCGGTGTCGTCACCCCGCTTTTCGCCATCGGCGCTACCTTCGGAATCTTCATCGCAAGCATGTTCGGAATGCCCGTTGCACTCGCCGCAGCCCTTGGCTTAGCCGCCGTGTTTGCAAGCGCAAGCAACACGCTCTGGGCTCCCATCCTCATTGCCGGCGAAATCTTCGGATTCAATTGCCTCCCCGCATTTTTCATCGTCTGCACGGTCGCCTACATTTGCAACGGCGGACAATCGATTTATAAGCAGAAGAAGATTAGGATAAAGATTTAA